The following proteins come from a genomic window of Proteinivorax hydrogeniformans:
- a CDS encoding ABC transporter ATP-binding protein: protein MIKKIEVKNLYFGFKKSEEKLLKGIDLTVQRGEIIAIVGLSGSGKSTLCALISGVIPRIKQGDAQGEILIDGTSLKELSMPHLVKKVGVIFQNPDTQLFSPTVEDEIAFGPENFGLPREEIGKRISEVINKVGIKKHRFKNPKMLSGGEKQLVALASVLSLKPDILIFDEALSQLDLYEKNKILDLIKTLKAEGKTIIMVEHDFDNLKVADRVMLLKNGKLSDFRGETL from the coding sequence TTGATAAAAAAAATTGAGGTAAAAAATCTCTATTTTGGATTTAAAAAATCAGAAGAAAAACTGCTAAAAGGAATAGATCTAACAGTTCAACGTGGTGAAATTATTGCAATAGTAGGGTTAAGCGGAAGCGGCAAAAGCACATTATGTGCCTTAATAAGTGGGGTGATTCCACGGATTAAGCAAGGTGATGCACAAGGGGAGATACTAATTGATGGGACTTCCTTAAAGGAGCTAAGCATGCCACATTTAGTTAAAAAGGTGGGGGTTATTTTCCAAAACCCTGACACACAACTGTTTTCTCCAACTGTAGAAGATGAGATAGCATTTGGTCCTGAAAACTTTGGGTTGCCTCGTGAGGAGATAGGCAAGCGCATATCTGAGGTAATTAACAAAGTGGGCATAAAAAAACATCGTTTTAAAAATCCCAAAATGCTTTCCGGTGGTGAAAAACAATTAGTTGCACTAGCTTCGGTGTTAAGCCTAAAACCTGATATTCTAATATTTGACGAGGCTTTGTCTCAACTAGACCTATATGAAAAAAACAAGATTTTAGATTTAATAAAGACCTTAAAGGCAGAGGGAAAAACTATAATTATGGTAGAACATGATTTTGATAATCTAAAGGTAGCAGATAGAGTAATGCTTTTAAAAAATGGAAAGTTATCGGACTTTAGGGGGGAGACTTTATGA
- a CDS encoding ABC transporter ATP-binding protein, with amino-acid sequence MSIVFDGISYGYGMNPKELVIDNLNMTIPKTGLTALLGSNGSGKSTIGKLMAGIIKPTAGDVLIDGLNTKEISLGEVGQKVGYMFQDPEKQIFAPTVEEELSFALRINGYREDIIEKKVLKALSDFELLNERTKFPFYLSRGEKQRLVLASILINRPKFLILDEPTTALDIKRKQALLNILKTLLDDGIGMLIISHDKSFVTKYANRIIELKKGEESSYAV; translated from the coding sequence ATGAGTATTGTTTTTGATGGGATATCTTATGGTTATGGGATGAATCCAAAAGAATTAGTCATAGATAATTTAAATATGACAATTCCTAAAACTGGCTTGACAGCATTACTTGGATCTAATGGCAGCGGCAAATCCACCATAGGGAAGTTGATGGCAGGCATAATAAAGCCAACTGCTGGTGATGTGTTAATAGATGGTTTAAACACCAAAGAAATCTCTTTAGGCGAGGTAGGCCAGAAAGTAGGTTATATGTTTCAAGACCCCGAAAAACAAATCTTTGCTCCTACAGTGGAAGAAGAACTTTCGTTTGCGTTAAGAATTAATGGCTATAGAGAAGACATTATTGAAAAAAAAGTGTTGAAAGCACTATCAGATTTTGAATTATTAAATGAAAGAACTAAATTTCCTTTTTATCTAAGCAGAGGGGAAAAGCAAAGATTAGTTTTAGCCTCCATTTTAATCAACCGGCCTAAATTCTTGATTTTAGATGAGCCCACAACTGCTTTAGACATAAAGAGAAAACAAGCGCTATTAAATATTTTAAAGACATTGCTAGATGATGGTATCGGGATGTTAATAATTAGTCACGATAAGAGTTTTGTCACTAAGTACGCTAATAGAATAATTGAGTTAAAAAAAGGTGAGGAAAGCTCTTATGCAGTGTGA
- a CDS encoding ECF transporter S component: MNNPSSFLERFSIYDLMIIALMACLGLAVKPIVVPLAYIITGPFFIPGGVVAGGFYMMWIVMGAALVGKTGSATLIALVQAIVVISVGFFGTHGIMSLATYILPGVAVDLIFLISRHKGCCAGCCFAAGIAANVSGSFLVNLVFFRLPFVPLVLSLAVASLSGGIGGIIAHKVVKQFKDKLAW; the protein is encoded by the coding sequence ATGAACAACCCAAGCTCTTTTCTTGAGCGTTTTTCTATCTATGATTTGATGATTATAGCTCTAATGGCATGCTTAGGTTTAGCAGTAAAGCCAATAGTAGTTCCCCTAGCATATATAATTACAGGGCCTTTTTTTATACCAGGCGGGGTAGTTGCAGGCGGATTTTATATGATGTGGATTGTAATGGGAGCTGCTCTTGTTGGAAAGACCGGCTCCGCAACGTTAATCGCCCTTGTGCAGGCTATTGTAGTTATTTCAGTTGGTTTTTTTGGAACTCATGGAATTATGAGCTTGGCTACATATATATTGCCAGGGGTGGCTGTGGACTTGATATTTCTTATTTCAAGGCATAAAGGCTGTTGCGCAGGGTGTTGCTTTGCTGCCGGCATAGCTGCAAACGTGAGCGGTAGCTTTTTAGTAAACTTAGTTTTTTTTAGGCTGCCTTTTGTACCTTTGGTGCTGAGTCTTGCGGTAGCATCCTTATCAGGAGGGATAGGAGGTATAATTGCCCATAAGGTGGTTAAGCAATTTAAGGATAAGCTAGCTTGGTAG
- a CDS encoding alkaline phosphatase family protein: MLNIKKHNKISAIVLISVGLLVLLLLNVIPQSGDSTHYMPLLEVVGDVKESVSLDYVQKHSEAVTINYRDDSLEVAPLEEVIKKANPKTERFDVLFISHDGYSALISNKNLEKSYIAQSKEYGWEAINKNHPPSSNVKDVKKIVIVSDDLSVEDSFNIIRPGENIASLSVGQLYKKGYSTVFTFRGESTIKNDGESLDVTTFNKRKIIDIEKYINDDEEALVVGKKGEEASLDKEGKLVLNNNSIGYVVNGELKIQDVVGVVIKPPAKRITDVYYDTKKMLNQEENVMLILIDGLGYHQYQYAKKNDYIPFLESLPEPQKAMVAYPSVTPVNLAASLTGELPYVNGVYKRGIRKVEVPTIFGFCKKQNKEAAAVIGPIGTIELEIPPVLSMDENNDGSTDDEKTENALKKMSKGLDLLFVHYKDVDIAGHNYGDLAVEILEDLKKIDSYVNQLVAKWDGKVIVYADHGMHKTEEGGDHGSLITEDMFMPYWIFNGGAINE, translated from the coding sequence GTGTTAAATATAAAGAAGCATAATAAAATTAGCGCAATAGTTCTTATAAGTGTTGGTCTTTTAGTGCTTTTACTTCTAAATGTAATACCTCAGTCAGGTGATTCTACCCATTATATGCCTTTATTAGAAGTTGTCGGGGATGTTAAAGAATCAGTTAGTTTGGATTATGTTCAGAAACATTCCGAGGCAGTCACTATAAATTACAGAGATGATTCCTTAGAAGTAGCACCACTAGAAGAAGTAATAAAAAAAGCAAACCCTAAAACTGAAAGGTTTGATGTGCTATTTATATCACATGATGGTTATAGTGCTTTGATTTCTAACAAAAATCTAGAAAAAAGCTATATTGCGCAAAGTAAAGAGTACGGTTGGGAGGCAATAAACAAAAACCATCCACCCAGCAGCAATGTTAAAGATGTCAAAAAAATCGTTATAGTGAGCGATGATTTATCAGTGGAAGATAGTTTTAATATAATTAGACCGGGTGAGAATATAGCTAGCCTATCGGTGGGGCAGCTATATAAAAAAGGATACTCTACTGTTTTTACTTTTAGAGGAGAATCAACAATTAAAAACGATGGAGAAAGTTTAGATGTAACCACTTTTAATAAAAGAAAAATAATCGACATTGAAAAATATATAAATGATGATGAAGAGGCTCTAGTAGTTGGTAAAAAAGGTGAGGAAGCTTCTTTAGATAAAGAAGGTAAACTAGTTTTGAACAATAACAGTATAGGGTATGTGGTTAATGGTGAGTTAAAGATCCAAGACGTTGTTGGGGTAGTTATAAAGCCACCGGCTAAAAGAATAACAGATGTTTATTACGATACAAAAAAAATGCTTAATCAAGAAGAAAATGTAATGCTGATTTTAATTGACGGGCTTGGGTATCATCAATACCAGTACGCAAAAAAGAACGATTACATCCCATTTTTAGAAAGCTTGCCAGAGCCCCAAAAAGCTATGGTAGCTTATCCTTCTGTAACTCCTGTCAATCTAGCAGCTTCTTTAACCGGAGAGCTTCCTTATGTCAACGGTGTTTACAAAAGAGGGATAAGAAAGGTAGAGGTGCCAACAATTTTTGGGTTTTGTAAAAAGCAAAACAAAGAAGCTGCTGCCGTAATAGGCCCTATTGGAACAATAGAATTAGAGATCCCTCCTGTTCTGTCTATGGATGAAAATAACGATGGCAGCACAGACGACGAAAAAACCGAAAACGCGTTAAAGAAGATGTCAAAAGGTCTTGACTTGCTGTTTGTACATTACAAAGATGTTGATATAGCTGGACACAATTATGGAGATCTTGCCGTTGAAATCTTAGAGGATTTAAAAAAGATAGATAGTTATGTCAATCAGTTAGTAGCCAAATGGGACGGAAAAGTAATAGTATATGCTGACCATGGAATGCATAAGACAGAGGAAGGTGGCGACCATGGTTCGTTGATAACAGAAGATATGTTTATGCCATATTGGATTTTTAACGGGGGTGCAATTAATGAATAA
- a CDS encoding molybdopterin-dependent oxidoreductase, giving the protein MNKKILITLGILLGVIVVFAYLNLNDREERVLSQEEAKIFINFEDERVATVNFDDMLELAQHEFEVTLRSSSSPNKDNTYKGILMKDLLSKYDINLDDINQVITRAADGYTVALTQSEILDKDNVYIVYKENGEYLAPREDGGSGPYQVVIKQDQFGQRWNKFLMELDVN; this is encoded by the coding sequence ATGAATAAAAAAATTCTTATTACCTTAGGTATTTTGTTGGGAGTTATAGTAGTTTTCGCTTACTTAAACTTAAATGATAGAGAGGAAAGAGTGCTAAGCCAAGAAGAGGCAAAAATCTTCATTAACTTTGAGGACGAGCGCGTAGCAACAGTTAATTTTGATGATATGTTAGAACTGGCTCAACATGAATTTGAAGTAACCTTAAGAAGCAGCAGCAGTCCAAACAAGGACAACACATATAAAGGAATTTTGATGAAAGATTTATTGTCTAAATATGACATTAACTTAGATGACATAAATCAGGTTATCACTCGAGCTGCCGACGGTTACACTGTAGCTCTTACGCAAAGTGAAATTTTAGACAAAGACAACGTGTATATAGTATATAAAGAAAACGGTGAGTACCTAGCACCACGGGAAGATGGAGGTTCCGGTCCGTACCAGGTGGTAATAAAGCAAGACCAATTTGGACAACGGTGGAACAAGTTTTTAATGGAGCTGGATGTTAATTGA
- a CDS encoding energy-coupling factor transporter transmembrane component T — MQCDPRTKLIMVMCISSMAVLFNDALWLLCVLCVAVMMSVLFKSGSLMIFWKLKRFAWIFVFMIFIQSIFTDGGEGLVTLGNLTIVSTVGLANSASIFLRISIIITSATVMTTSNSRDIVQGLYQWKIPYELAFMVSVAIRFLPMLKEEVIDMMTAIQLRGINLKKIPKGTKIKIYSYLIMPMIASVILKAKELAIAVEMRGLRACSNRTSYRQLKLGYRDYVSMVIFCFSTGAVIFKYFS; from the coding sequence ATGCAGTGTGACCCCAGAACTAAGCTAATAATGGTGATGTGTATATCCAGCATGGCAGTTTTATTTAATGATGCTTTATGGCTTTTGTGTGTATTGTGTGTAGCTGTAATGATGTCAGTGCTGTTTAAAAGTGGATCTCTTATGATTTTCTGGAAGCTAAAAAGATTTGCTTGGATTTTTGTGTTTATGATTTTTATACAAAGTATTTTCACCGACGGCGGAGAAGGATTAGTTACATTAGGAAACCTCACAATAGTTTCTACAGTTGGTCTGGCAAATTCTGCATCTATTTTTTTAAGAATATCAATTATAATCACCTCTGCTACTGTTATGACAACATCAAACTCTCGTGATATTGTTCAAGGTCTATACCAATGGAAAATACCGTACGAATTAGCTTTTATGGTTTCTGTGGCGATAAGATTTCTACCTATGCTTAAAGAAGAAGTAATAGATATGATGACAGCAATACAACTAAGAGGTATAAACTTAAAAAAAATACCCAAAGGAACCAAAATTAAAATATATTCATACTTAATAATGCCTATGATAGCAAGCGTTATTTTAAAAGCTAAAGAACTGGCAATTGCAGTTGAAATGAGAGGTCTTAGAGCATGCTCGAACAGAACAAGTTATAGACAGTTAAAGCTAGGCTATAGAGATTATGTCTCCATGGTAATATTTTGTTTTTCAACCGGTGCAGTGATTTTTAAATACTTTTCTTAA
- a CDS encoding molybdopterin-guanine dinucleotide biosynthesis protein MobB codes for MKLFSVIGITQSGKTTTIEKIITELKKRRFTVGSVKDIHFEKFAIDTEGTNTHRHYKAGSDLVTARGLFETDILYKRRLSIEEILRCYEHDFVVLEGVVDYSCPKIITAHNEQELKERVDNHTIAISGRISEKISSYKGVPALSALTEVDKLVDLILEKTYNKLPDFPSKCCNACGFSCEELKQKIIKKEKSVSDCLINEGKIELEIDGQKIDMVPFVKNILYNNVLAVAKELDGYKKGKSIKIKIGEE; via the coding sequence ATGAAGCTATTTTCAGTTATAGGAATTACTCAGTCTGGCAAAACCACTACTATAGAAAAGATAATAACAGAATTGAAAAAAAGAAGATTTACGGTGGGCTCTGTTAAAGACATACATTTTGAAAAGTTTGCAATTGATACAGAGGGGACTAATACTCATAGACACTACAAAGCAGGATCCGACTTAGTTACAGCTAGAGGCCTATTTGAAACTGACATCTTATATAAAAGAAGGCTTTCTATAGAAGAAATACTGCGCTGTTATGAGCATGATTTTGTTGTGCTAGAGGGAGTGGTAGATTATAGCTGCCCTAAGATTATAACAGCCCACAACGAGCAAGAGCTTAAAGAACGGGTAGATAATCATACTATTGCTATATCCGGTCGAATATCTGAAAAAATTAGCTCATATAAAGGAGTACCTGCTTTAAGTGCTTTAACTGAAGTAGATAAATTAGTAGACCTGATATTAGAAAAAACATATAATAAACTACCAGATTTTCCTTCAAAATGCTGTAATGCTTGTGGGTTTAGTTGTGAGGAGCTTAAACAAAAGATTATCAAAAAAGAGAAAAGTGTAAGCGATTGCTTAATAAATGAAGGAAAAATAGAGCTTGAGATAGACGGGCAAAAAATTGATATGGTGCCATTTGTGAAAAATATTTTGTATAATAATGTTCTTGCAGTAGCTAAAGAGTTAGATGGCTATAAAAAAGGCAAGTCAATAAAAATAAAAATAGGTGAGGAGTAA